The following are encoded in a window of Cryobacterium sp. CG_9.6 genomic DNA:
- a CDS encoding SRPBCC domain-containing protein, with translation MTVKPTGRLAYRDDGLYFMIDRLFSAPIEDVWASMTKPAELAKWIGTYTGSPSTGAVKFRMSSDPDSTWQYVTILECDAPHRFCGDFGEDDDAWHALFHLVEGNGMTTVTLGQRLRTAAEVATVGPGWDYYLDRLVAYRTGKPFRQWDAYYPALATQYRDLVVPKRPVSTASEQAPAAS, from the coding sequence ATGACAGTCAAGCCCACCGGACGCCTCGCTTACCGCGATGACGGCCTCTACTTCATGATCGATCGGCTGTTCAGCGCCCCCATTGAAGATGTCTGGGCCAGCATGACTAAACCTGCCGAGTTAGCCAAATGGATCGGCACATACACGGGTTCGCCCAGCACCGGGGCTGTCAAGTTTCGCATGTCGTCCGACCCGGATTCGACGTGGCAGTATGTGACCATCCTCGAGTGCGACGCTCCGCACCGCTTCTGCGGCGACTTCGGAGAAGATGACGATGCCTGGCACGCTCTGTTTCATCTCGTGGAGGGCAACGGCATGACCACGGTGACGCTGGGGCAGCGACTGCGCACTGCGGCTGAGGTCGCCACCGTGGGGCCGGGCTGGGATTACTATCTCGACCGGCTCGTCGCCTACCGAACCGGGAAACCCTTCCGCCAATGGGATGCCTACTATCCGGCGCTGGCCACGCAGTACCGCGATCTCGTTGTTCCGAAGCGTCCCGTCAGTACCGCTTCAGAGCAAGCACCAGCAGCATCCTGA
- a CDS encoding MmgE/PrpD family protein — protein sequence MKFHDIRVHRSDENLPRGEQLAWKMAQVATDPVPITPEVTEMVINRIIDNAAVAAASLVRDPVVAARAQALSHPRSTGGDGANIFGTDAAIRVSPEWAAWANGVAVRELDFHDTFLAAEYSHPGDNIPPILAVAQHLAATRGLNGHDLLRGIVTGYEIQIDLVKAINLHEHKIDHVAHLGPSVAAGIGTLLGLGEECIFHAIGQALHTTTSTRQSRKGEISSWKAYAPAFAGKLAIEAIDRAMRGQTSPTPIYEGEDGVIAWLLDGPGHTYSVGLPEPGEAKLAILDSYTKEYSAEYQAQAWIDLAGRLHREHPELNPTSDAEPGGTTPQIASIVLYTSHHTHVVIGSGAHDPQKSNPDASRETLDHSISYIFAVALQDGHFDHVESYRSQRTHRPDTVDLWHRITTVEEAEWTRRYHSSDLQEKAFGGRVVITLTDGRTITDEIAVADAHPLGARPFGREQYLAKFRSLAEPALENDEIERFLETVQRLPNLSGPELRGLTVTARRGLVHPATDPKGLF from the coding sequence GTGAAGTTTCACGATATTCGTGTGCATCGAAGCGACGAGAACCTGCCCCGCGGGGAGCAGCTCGCCTGGAAAATGGCGCAGGTCGCCACCGATCCGGTTCCCATCACGCCCGAGGTCACCGAGATGGTGATCAATCGCATCATCGACAACGCCGCCGTGGCCGCCGCCTCGCTCGTTCGTGATCCCGTGGTGGCCGCTCGCGCGCAGGCGCTGAGCCACCCGCGCTCCACGGGCGGTGATGGGGCCAACATTTTCGGAACGGATGCCGCCATCCGCGTCTCCCCGGAATGGGCCGCTTGGGCCAACGGTGTGGCCGTTCGTGAGTTGGACTTTCACGACACCTTCCTCGCTGCCGAATACTCGCACCCCGGAGACAATATTCCGCCCATTCTGGCCGTGGCCCAGCATCTGGCCGCCACCCGCGGGCTTAACGGTCACGATCTCCTCCGCGGCATCGTTACCGGCTACGAGATTCAAATTGACCTCGTGAAGGCCATCAATTTACACGAGCACAAGATCGACCATGTTGCCCACCTGGGACCATCGGTCGCTGCCGGCATTGGAACACTGTTGGGCCTCGGCGAGGAGTGCATTTTTCACGCTATCGGGCAGGCACTCCACACCACCACGAGCACCCGGCAGTCCCGCAAGGGTGAGATCTCCAGCTGGAAGGCTTATGCCCCGGCGTTTGCGGGAAAACTGGCGATCGAGGCCATCGATCGAGCGATGCGCGGACAGACCAGCCCCACTCCCATCTATGAGGGTGAAGATGGCGTCATCGCCTGGCTGCTTGACGGACCCGGCCACACCTACTCCGTGGGGCTTCCCGAACCGGGCGAGGCCAAACTCGCCATCCTCGACAGCTACACCAAGGAATACTCCGCGGAGTATCAGGCGCAGGCCTGGATCGATCTGGCGGGGCGGTTGCACCGCGAACACCCGGAGCTGAACCCCACCTCCGACGCCGAGCCGGGCGGCACAACGCCGCAGATCGCGTCGATTGTGCTGTACACCTCCCATCACACCCACGTCGTGATCGGGTCGGGAGCCCACGATCCGCAGAAATCCAACCCCGACGCCAGCCGCGAAACCCTCGACCACTCCATCAGCTATATCTTTGCCGTCGCGCTCCAAGACGGCCACTTTGACCACGTGGAGTCCTACCGTTCGCAGCGAACTCACCGGCCCGACACTGTGGATCTCTGGCACCGGATCACCACGGTCGAAGAGGCGGAGTGGACGCGCCGATACCATTCAAGCGACCTGCAGGAGAAGGCGTTTGGTGGCCGGGTGGTGATCACCCTCACCGACGGTCGCACAATCACCGATGAGATCGCGGTCGCCGACGCGCATCCGCTCGGGGCTCGTCCGTTTGGCCGTGAGCAGTATCTGGCCAAGTTCCGCAGCCTCGCGGAGCCCGCACTTGAAAACGATGAGATCGAGCGGTTTTTGGAGACGGTCCAGCGCCTCCCCAACCTCAGCGGACCCGAGCTGCGCGGACTCACCGTCACGGCCCGGCGTGGGCTCGTGCACCCGGCAACCGACCCCAAGGGCCTGTTTTAG
- the chrA gene encoding chromate efflux transporter: protein MTDGATAPPLVRQGAAWEVLRVFLKLGVSSFGGPIAHLGYFRDEVIQRRKWLGDTEYSDLVALSQFLPGPASSQVGFGLGLLRAGPVGAIAAFLAFTLPSAALMVAFAYGAPLFQGVIGGGILAGLKIVAVAIVAQAVWGMARVLTPDRVRASIAVLAAACALLLPGTIGQIGAIVLGAIAGLLLCRDSVNPAMAMVRFPVTRAAGITCLAVFVGLLVALPVAAAATQWGGLQPFDAFYRAGALVFGGGHVVLPLLQAGVVDTGWVSPDQFLAGYGAAQAVPGALFTFAAYLGTLSTVGPGGVVGAAIALTGVFLPGFLLLTGVLPFWNVLRSRASAQALMRGANAAVVGLLAAALYDPVFTTAITAAGPFVLAVICFVLLIVWRIPAWAVVLVGAAGGGAMSLFTG, encoded by the coding sequence ATGACCGATGGCGCAACTGCCCCGCCGCTCGTCAGGCAGGGTGCGGCGTGGGAGGTCCTCCGGGTTTTTCTGAAGCTTGGCGTGAGCTCGTTCGGTGGCCCCATCGCACACCTGGGCTACTTTCGGGACGAGGTGATCCAGCGCCGAAAATGGCTGGGCGACACGGAATACAGTGACCTGGTCGCGCTGAGCCAATTTCTCCCCGGGCCAGCGTCCAGCCAGGTTGGTTTTGGGCTGGGACTGCTTCGCGCCGGGCCGGTCGGTGCGATCGCCGCTTTTCTTGCCTTCACCCTGCCGTCGGCGGCCCTGATGGTCGCGTTCGCCTACGGAGCACCACTGTTCCAGGGTGTCATCGGCGGAGGAATCCTCGCCGGCCTCAAGATCGTCGCTGTCGCTATCGTCGCCCAAGCGGTGTGGGGAATGGCCCGCGTTCTCACCCCGGACCGGGTCCGAGCATCCATCGCCGTGCTCGCTGCCGCTTGCGCTCTTCTTCTGCCGGGAACAATCGGGCAGATTGGCGCCATCGTTCTCGGTGCAATCGCCGGGCTGCTCCTCTGCCGTGACTCAGTCAATCCGGCTATGGCCATGGTGCGCTTCCCCGTTACGCGCGCAGCCGGCATCACCTGCCTCGCCGTGTTCGTGGGGCTGCTCGTCGCACTCCCGGTCGCCGCGGCCGCGACACAGTGGGGAGGCCTGCAGCCGTTCGACGCGTTCTACCGGGCAGGAGCCCTGGTCTTCGGCGGCGGCCACGTGGTCCTGCCGTTGTTGCAGGCCGGTGTTGTTGACACCGGCTGGGTGAGCCCGGACCAGTTTCTCGCCGGCTACGGCGCAGCGCAGGCTGTTCCCGGGGCCCTGTTCACTTTCGCCGCGTATCTGGGCACGCTATCGACGGTCGGGCCCGGCGGGGTTGTGGGCGCAGCAATCGCCCTCACTGGAGTGTTCCTCCCCGGTTTCCTTCTTCTCACCGGGGTACTTCCGTTCTGGAACGTACTCCGCTCGCGCGCCTCGGCCCAGGCACTCATGCGCGGCGCAAACGCGGCCGTGGTGGGCCTTCTCGCCGCCGCACTCTACGACCCGGTCTTCACCACCGCGATCACCGCCGCCGGACCGTTCGTTCTGGCGGTCATCTGCTTCGTATTGCTCATCGTGTGGAGGATCCCCGCGTGGGCCGTGGTGTTGGTCGGAGCCGCCGGAGGAGGCGCCATGTCGTTATTCACCGGTTAG
- a CDS encoding bifunctional 2-methylcitrate synthase/citrate synthase yields MSNSETAEPHIFKGLAGVPVDVTAISMVNSDTNSLLYRGYPVQQLAARCSVEQVALLLWDGELPSAERLTAFQVEERSNRALADSVRRAIDDLPVTTHPMDVCRTAVSIIGANDPDAESNDPQHNNRKARHLFAQLPAIVAYDQRRRHGLPLVEPRSDLNYTENFLYMTLGELPVPEVVDAFRISLVLYAEHSFNASTFTARVITSTLSDMYSAVTGAIGALKGALHGGANEAVMYTFDEIGTPDRVDAWLDDALAHKRKIMGFGHRVYKNGDSRVPTMRAAMVSMLERFHRPDLLEISTRLEAGMKERTGILPNVDYPTGPAYHVMGFDTATFTPIFVTARVIGWTAHIMEQTASNALIRPLSVYVGAPEREVPLSAEVSQVTKVTKVTE; encoded by the coding sequence ATGAGCAACTCAGAGACCGCAGAGCCGCACATTTTCAAGGGGCTGGCCGGGGTTCCCGTGGATGTCACGGCCATCTCCATGGTCAACTCCGACACGAACTCCCTGCTCTATCGCGGCTACCCGGTGCAGCAGCTCGCGGCACGTTGCAGTGTGGAGCAGGTGGCGTTGCTGCTCTGGGATGGCGAGTTGCCGAGCGCCGAACGGCTCACCGCTTTTCAGGTGGAGGAACGGTCGAACCGGGCACTTGCAGACAGTGTGCGACGTGCCATTGACGACCTGCCCGTGACGACGCATCCGATGGATGTCTGTCGCACCGCCGTGAGCATCATCGGGGCCAACGACCCGGATGCCGAATCCAACGACCCGCAACACAACAACCGTAAGGCGCGGCATCTGTTTGCACAGCTGCCGGCGATCGTGGCCTACGACCAGCGCCGTCGGCATGGACTGCCGCTCGTGGAGCCGCGGAGTGACCTGAACTACACCGAGAATTTTCTGTACATGACGCTGGGGGAGCTGCCGGTGCCCGAGGTTGTCGACGCCTTTCGCATTTCCCTCGTGCTCTATGCCGAGCACTCGTTCAACGCCTCCACCTTCACGGCCCGGGTGATCACGTCCACCCTCTCCGATATGTACTCGGCGGTGACCGGTGCGATCGGCGCACTCAAGGGCGCGCTGCATGGCGGCGCCAATGAGGCCGTGATGTACACGTTTGACGAGATTGGCACCCCCGATCGCGTGGACGCCTGGCTCGACGATGCGCTGGCCCACAAGCGCAAGATCATGGGCTTCGGCCACCGCGTGTATAAAAACGGGGATTCCCGGGTGCCCACAATGCGGGCGGCAATGGTGTCGATGCTTGAGCGCTTTCATCGCCCCGATCTGCTCGAGATATCTACCCGACTCGAGGCGGGGATGAAGGAACGCACGGGGATCCTGCCGAACGTGGACTATCCCACGGGGCCCGCCTATCACGTGATGGGTTTTGATACCGCAACCTTCACGCCCATCTTCGTGACGGCCCGGGTGATCGGCTGGACCGCCCACATCATGGAGCAAACGGCCTCGAACGCCCTGATCCGGCCGCTGTCGGTGTACGTCGGGGCTCCCGAGCGTGAGGTTCCCCTGTCTGCGGAGGTGAGCCAGGTGACCAAGGTGACCAAGGTCACCGAATAG
- a CDS encoding LysR family transcriptional regulator — protein sequence MLDVRRLRLLREVKIRGTLAGVAEALAYSPSAVSQQLALLEKEAGVELLQRVGRRVKLTPQAEILVEHTEYLLERLEAAEADLTASRTTVSGTVRVAVFQSAAHAIIPPALTILSEEFAGLRVEVTEREPDAGLFAVSARDFDLVLAEQYPGYTRAHRADLDRINLATDALRLAVPRPRDGRVVVGSLEDAAMLPWVMEPAGTASRQWATQLCRAAGFEPDVRFESADLIAHIHLIESGNAVGILPDLLWAGQSPTVHLLDLPGLPSRTVFSAARRSSSGRPGVLAVRDALVRAVALVAAPNPT from the coding sequence ATGCTCGACGTTCGGCGCCTTCGTTTACTGCGCGAAGTGAAAATTCGGGGCACCCTCGCCGGCGTCGCCGAGGCTCTCGCCTACAGCCCGTCTGCCGTGTCGCAGCAGCTGGCTCTGCTCGAAAAGGAAGCCGGTGTTGAGCTTCTGCAGCGGGTGGGCCGACGAGTGAAACTCACTCCGCAGGCCGAGATTCTGGTGGAGCATACCGAGTATCTCCTTGAACGGCTCGAAGCCGCGGAGGCCGACCTCACCGCCTCACGCACCACGGTGTCGGGCACCGTGCGGGTGGCGGTCTTCCAGTCCGCAGCGCACGCGATCATTCCGCCGGCTCTCACCATTCTCAGTGAGGAGTTTGCGGGGTTGCGGGTGGAGGTCACCGAGCGTGAGCCTGACGCCGGTCTCTTTGCCGTCTCCGCGCGGGATTTTGATCTGGTTCTGGCGGAGCAGTATCCCGGGTACACCCGCGCACACCGCGCCGACCTTGACCGCATCAACCTGGCAACGGATGCGCTGCGGCTGGCGGTTCCGCGCCCTCGCGACGGTCGTGTGGTCGTGGGGAGCCTCGAAGACGCGGCCATGCTCCCCTGGGTGATGGAGCCCGCCGGAACCGCGAGCCGGCAGTGGGCGACCCAACTGTGCCGTGCGGCCGGGTTCGAACCCGATGTTCGTTTTGAGAGCGCCGACCTCATTGCCCACATCCATCTCATTGAGTCCGGCAACGCTGTGGGCATTCTTCCCGACCTCCTCTGGGCCGGTCAGTCCCCCACGGTCCACCTTCTGGATCTTCCCGGGTTGCCGTCCCGCACGGTGTTCTCCGCGGCCCGGCGCTCCAGCTCCGGTCGCCCCGGTGTACTGGCCGTGCGCGACGCGCTGGTGCGTGCCGTTGCCCTCGTGGCTGCGCCCAATCCCACCTGA
- a CDS encoding choice-of-anchor I family protein, which produces MIAFKRPRHHVRPLVPRTALALGLALALACGLAVPAASAAVVDAPISSSSDGAAITMTALGSYDTGVFDESAAEIVTYFGGRLFVVNAAQGAIDVLDIEDPTAPSKLYSLGSESAPISGGGVVPAGATANSVAVRGDGLGVMAIESPTKTDAGWLVFFDANAAAASVLGAVEVGALPDMVSISPDGTYAVSANEGEPNDDFTVDPEGSVSIVTLPSDVSAPAQSVVRTANFNAFEVGGTKTLGADVRVFGPDLGGNRVSTNLEPEYVAIDPNSLVAYVVLQEANAVAEVDLVTADITAVRSLGFQDHGIAGQGIDASDRDPEDAPTVNIRTFAGLKGMYMPDGINAYTANDSTYLVTANEGDAREWGDYVEGARVKDLGTDGLLPLCEDSPLAALTGDADLGRLTITTETGLNDAGTCYDELYSFGSRSFSIWNTDGTQAFDSGDDFERITAAANPAFFNSNHSESNLEGRSDDKGPEPENLAIGDVNGRTYAFIGLERVGGIMVYDIENPEVAVFETYINNRDFSVSMEASVDAGTGVADLPAAGDLGPEGVAFIAASDSASGVPMLAVGNEVSGTTTLFAIGSDAAAVGVDGEPSTAGSGTAPVLAATGSELAPAGLLATMLLLAGAVMAFLFRRRTV; this is translated from the coding sequence ATGATCGCATTCAAGCGCCCGCGTCACCACGTTCGTCCCCTCGTTCCCCGCACCGCACTGGCTCTCGGCCTTGCACTGGCGCTGGCCTGCGGACTCGCTGTTCCCGCGGCATCCGCTGCCGTGGTTGATGCGCCGATTTCCTCCTCGAGCGACGGCGCAGCAATCACCATGACGGCGCTCGGCAGCTACGACACCGGTGTCTTCGATGAATCGGCCGCTGAGATTGTGACGTACTTTGGTGGGCGCCTTTTCGTGGTGAACGCCGCTCAGGGCGCCATTGATGTGCTCGACATCGAAGACCCCACGGCTCCCAGCAAGCTCTACTCTCTGGGCTCGGAGAGCGCCCCCATCAGTGGCGGCGGGGTCGTTCCGGCGGGCGCCACGGCCAACTCGGTCGCTGTGCGCGGGGATGGTCTCGGAGTGATGGCGATCGAATCTCCCACCAAGACGGATGCCGGCTGGCTCGTCTTCTTTGATGCCAACGCCGCCGCGGCATCCGTGCTCGGTGCTGTAGAGGTGGGGGCCCTGCCGGATATGGTGAGCATCTCACCCGACGGTACCTATGCCGTGTCGGCGAATGAGGGCGAACCAAACGACGACTTTACGGTGGACCCCGAGGGATCGGTGTCCATCGTGACGCTGCCCAGCGATGTCTCGGCCCCGGCACAGTCCGTTGTGCGCACGGCTAACTTCAACGCCTTTGAAGTTGGTGGAACCAAGACGCTCGGAGCCGACGTGCGGGTGTTCGGACCGGACCTCGGAGGTAACCGGGTCTCGACCAACCTCGAGCCCGAGTATGTGGCCATCGACCCGAACAGCCTCGTGGCCTACGTTGTGCTGCAGGAAGCCAATGCTGTGGCCGAGGTTGACCTCGTCACCGCCGACATCACCGCGGTGCGCTCGCTGGGATTCCAAGACCACGGCATCGCCGGCCAGGGCATTGACGCGTCTGACCGCGACCCGGAAGACGCCCCCACGGTGAACATTCGCACCTTCGCCGGACTCAAAGGCATGTATATGCCCGACGGGATCAACGCCTACACCGCCAACGACTCCACCTATCTGGTCACCGCCAACGAGGGAGATGCCCGCGAGTGGGGCGACTACGTGGAGGGCGCCCGAGTGAAAGACCTCGGCACCGACGGGCTGCTGCCCCTGTGCGAGGACAGCCCGCTCGCAGCTCTCACCGGAGACGCCGACCTGGGGCGATTGACCATCACCACGGAGACCGGGCTCAATGATGCCGGCACCTGTTACGACGAGCTCTACTCCTTCGGTTCTCGTTCATTCTCTATTTGGAATACAGACGGAACGCAGGCCTTTGACTCCGGTGACGACTTCGAACGCATCACCGCCGCTGCCAACCCCGCCTTCTTCAACTCGAACCACAGCGAGTCCAACCTCGAAGGACGCAGTGACGACAAGGGTCCCGAGCCCGAGAACCTCGCCATTGGCGACGTCAATGGGCGCACCTACGCCTTCATCGGACTGGAGCGGGTGGGCGGCATCATGGTCTACGACATCGAGAACCCCGAGGTGGCTGTGTTTGAGACCTACATCAACAATCGCGACTTTTCGGTGTCGATGGAAGCGTCGGTCGACGCCGGTACGGGTGTCGCCGACCTGCCCGCCGCCGGAGACCTCGGCCCCGAGGGCGTGGCGTTCATCGCCGCGAGTGACTCGGCCAGTGGTGTTCCGATGCTCGCCGTCGGCAACGAGGTCTCCGGTACCACGACACTCTTTGCCATCGGCTCCGACGCCGCGGCGGTGGGCGTTGACGGCGAACCCAGTACCGCGGGCAGTGGCACCGCGCCGGTTCTTGCGGCCACGGGTAGCGAGCTGGCTCCGGCCGGTCTCCTCGCCACCATGCTGCTGCTGGCCGGCGCCGTCATGGCGTTCCTGTTCCGCCGCCGCACGGTGTAG
- a CDS encoding acyl-CoA thioesterase, with amino-acid sequence MHMFFRTLLHALLSRFGPRIGHYDVARTRFVTSPTDLDILRHMNNGVYLSIMDVARFDMLHRTGVWKIFVQRGWYPVVVAETISFRKSLTVGQRFTVESRILGFDAKAVYVEQRFVRPDAAGAPEIYAHGFIRGRFLKRTGGVVPIEELLDAVGMAPENVTVPAWLLEWSDDVAMPATRAPAPSIWQ; translated from the coding sequence ATGCATATGTTCTTCCGCACGCTCCTGCACGCCCTCCTGTCGCGCTTCGGCCCCAGAATCGGCCACTACGACGTGGCTCGCACTCGCTTCGTGACGTCACCGACCGACCTCGACATTCTGCGGCACATGAACAACGGCGTCTACCTCTCCATCATGGACGTCGCCCGCTTCGACATGCTGCATCGCACCGGAGTGTGGAAGATCTTCGTGCAACGCGGCTGGTATCCGGTGGTGGTGGCGGAAACCATCAGTTTTCGCAAGTCACTCACCGTGGGACAGCGATTTACGGTGGAGTCGCGCATTCTCGGCTTTGACGCAAAGGCCGTCTACGTGGAGCAGCGCTTTGTCCGGCCCGATGCGGCAGGGGCGCCCGAGATCTACGCTCACGGGTTCATTCGTGGCCGCTTTCTGAAGCGCACCGGTGGGGTCGTTCCCATCGAGGAACTGCTGGATGCCGTGGGCATGGCTCCCGAGAACGTCACCGTGCCGGCCTGGTTGCTGGAGTGGAGCGACGACGTGGCTATGCCGGCCACCCGCGCTCCCGCTCCCAGCATCTGGCAGTAG